The DNA segment GATCAACAACTTCAAGCTGGCCGATACCAACTTTGTTGCCGTTCATGTCGAAGTCTTTGTAGTCACGGAAAACAAGTTCTTCCATGGTTGCGCCTTCAACTGCAGACTTAACTTTGAACATTTCCATACCAAGCTCGGTTGTGTCGGAAACGTTAGCAATTTTAGCGAGAGCTTCTACAGCCACTTTGTCAGCGTCGGTGCAAGTTACAGACTTGAACATTACGGTATCGGAAAGGATAGCGCAAAGCATGCCGCCTGCAATACCAGCAGGGATTTCAAGACCGTAGTGATCGTAGAAACCTTTGATTGCAGTACAGCCACAACCTACAGGCCATACCCACATTTCAAGAGGGTTAGAGGTGGTGATGTCGCCCAGTTTGTGGTGATCGATTACGCCACAGATTTCAGCTTCGTCGATGTCTGCAGGGAGCTGAGCTTTATCAGAGGTGTCTACGAGCCATAATTGCTGGCCAGCAACAGAAGTTACAACTTCTGGAGCTTCGAGGCCGAATTTTTCGAGAACAAATGCAGATTCAGGGGTAACTTCGCCCTGTGCTACTGCTTTAGCTTCGATGCCGCGTTTATTGAGTGCATCCGCAACAGCGATTGCAGAAATGATAGAGTCGGTGTCCGGGTTCATATGACCCATTACGAGTACTGCCATGGTAATTTCCTCCAGAAATTGTTGTAACGCGTTGTTCACGCCTATTTCCAAACTGAGTTTGTGACAGATAGCACAAACTCATTCTGCTGCCAAGTGCTTCCACGTTACAAAATGCATTTTTTTATCATAAGAAGACTTACAAATTGGTAATAAGTACCACGGCAAAGAGGAAAAAGAAGAAAGAATAGTAGGCTCGACGGACCCTCAAAGACAGCACTCCGCCAAGAGCTGCAAAGAACCATAAATAGGTCCAAGAAATGCCTGAACATTCAATAATAGAGCCATGAATGTCGTATGAGAGGGAGATCGTGCTAATTAGCACAAGCAGGTAGATAAAGAAGAAAACAAAGTTTACAGCAAAGGCTTGGAGCAAGGCTTTGCTGATGATTTTGTGTAAAAAAAGTTGCTCATCAACGGCAGGTTCGGGATTTTTAAGTGCTAATAGCTCATTATGGTGAATATTGTGGCGTTGACGCAGGGTTTGTTCAAGATACGGGCTAATTAATGCTGCGGGCATAGCCAATACCATTGGGATGACGAGCTGCGAAGGGAATTGCAACGAAAAAAAGCTGGCTGCGGCTAATGTTGCAACCAGCGCTGCTGTTCCGTTTGGCGGGATGTATGTTCCGACAGGGAAAAGGTCGAGCCAGAATAGCTCAAAAAAAATGGCGGCCGGTAGAGCCAGCTCCCACTCTCCTGTTATTACCGCCCAAAAAAAGCCGATAGCTAATGGGCGTTCAACAAAACCTAAATTAACATTTGTTCGTAGCAGCGCTAGGATGGCAAAAAAAAAGCGTAGCCACTAATCCAGGACATTGAAGAAAGTTGTACAACAGGAAATACAGCGTCCATTACTATAGCCCCTTAATTTGTAATGGTTGGTTGGGAACGCAGCGAAAATCGAGAATGATTTCATGGTTGGCAAAAAATTTTAGGCATTCTTCATCATGATCTGAAATGGCAATATGATCACAGAGCTGTTTTTTGCCCGGAGCATAATGCAGGTTGCCAATGTTAATTGATTCAAAAGAAAAACCTTCGTCATGAATTCGTTTAGCGTCATCACAGTCTGCAACAATAATAAGTGTTTCTTGCAGATTATTGTGCTGAGCATAACTCATAATGTCTGCCACATGGATAAAATCTACAGAGATTCGCCCAGGGATAGCGAGAGTAGCAATTTGCTGGCGTAGAACGTCATCTGCAAAATCATCATTTACTACGAGCAGGTGTTTAGCATTCGTGTAAGGAATCCAAGTTTCAATGACCTGACCATGAATAAGTCGGTTGTCGATGCGAATCCAAGCCATAACTTACTCATTAACCTTGCTTCGTAGAATTTCACCGGCCATTACAATACCCTTGCCACCAGCATCTTTTGCTTCAATAGCAAGTCGATCTAATGTCATGGTACGGCATCCGAAGACTTTAAGCAGCATTGGAAGGTTTACACCGGTAAGAACTTCCAGATGTCTGGTTCCGAGTAATGACAAGCTTAAGTTGGTTGGAGTTCCGCCAAACATATCAGTAAGGATGAGAACACCGCGTCCCTCGTCTACACGCTCAACCATTTCTTTAATGGATGCTACTGTTTCCGAAACATCTTTTTCGCTGTCAACGCTTACAGTTTCGCAAGAAGGTTGTTTGCCCATAATGACTTCTGCAGCACTTAACAATGCGGCGCCGTAGTTGGTATGGGTGACAATAACTACACCGATATTTTTTTCTTCAGGAAATGTGGTAGACATGAGATTTTATGTATAGTTGTTAGCTTAGGCGTTACGCCAAGTTAATATGACGGTGCTCTTTTGAAACAGCAAAGTCAGTTTTTTTCAAAAATTCGTATATGGCCTCAGTTACCGAAACAGAGCGGTGTTTTCCACCAGTGCATCCAAAGGCAATGGTAATTCGGTACCGCCCTTCTTTCTCCATTTGCAGAAGAGTAAAGTGTAATAAATCTTCAAGCTTTTTTAGATATGTTTGTCCCATACTGTGTTTAAGAACATAGCTTACCACAACATCATCTTGGCCCGTATACTTTCGTAACTCTGGATCATGGTGTGGGTTTGGCAAGAAGCGTAGGTCAAAAATCATATCTGCTTCAGAAGGAGTACTATGCTTAAAGCCAAAGCTCATAAGATGAACTTTAAGACCTTTTACATCGTTTTCTTCTGACTGCCATCTGCGTTGCAACACGCGGCGTAGGTCGTGAATAGAATATTCTGAAGTATCAAAGATAAAATCTGCTTCTACACGGGCAGGTGCCATGAGAATACGCTCGTTTGTCATGGCTTGTTCAAGCCCTACTCCATGTCCTTCAAAAGGATGCGGACGTCTCGTTTCTTTATATCGGCGGAGAATTACATCAGCACGTGATTCAAGAAAAATGACTGTCGGAGCATAGCCTGCTGCACATAATACTTCGATGAAGTCAGACCATCCATTTTTTAATGTACACTGCCGAACGTCTACACCAAGCACAATTCCTTTGTAACTCTCAAGCCCACATCCGGTGAGCACTTCTAAAAATTGAGGTGCCATAGACACCGGAAGTCCATCGATAGTGTAGTACGCCATGTCTTCAAAGACTTTAAGGGCACTACTTTTGCCAGCTCCAGAGAGGCCGGCAACAATAATTAGAGGGATTGTTTGCTGAGCTACAGAGGTCATAGTGTATTTGTGCTAGGCTGCAGATAAAAGGTTCCACAGTGCTTCTTGGGAGTCAGATTCCATAAACAATTGTTTGAAATCTTCGTCTTTCAGAAGTCTGGAGATCTGGGCTAGAATGCGTAAATGTGTTCCTGCTACGTTTTCCGGAGCAAGTACCATAAAGAAAATCTTGCATGGCTTTTGGTCTAGAGCATCAAAATCCAGCCCTTCAAAACTGCGACCTGCCACGACTACTATTTTATCAAGTGAAGCAAGTTTTCCGTGTGGAATGGCGATTCCATTACCGATGCCTGTGGTTCCAAGAGCTTCTCGCTCCATAAGAACATTAAATACTTCTTCTGCATCGAGTGATGGATTTTTTTTAACAACAGGAGCCAGAAGCTCCGCCAGCGCCTCTTGTTTGGTGCTGGCGGTAAGCTCCGGCAATACAAGTTCTTTTTCCAGGTATTCACCCAGTTTCATTACTTTTCCTAGTAAGCGGGATCTATCAAGCCGAAGTTGTTATCTTTTCGGCGGTACATGATGTTAACCCGCTCGGTTTCGGTATTAAGAAAAACAAGGAAATCATAATCAAGCGCATCAAGTTGCATAGCGGCTTCATCAAGATCCATTGGTTGAGGTACAAAATCACTCACTCCGAAAATGGTTCGTTCTGATTCTGCTATTTCTTCCAGAGGGATCGTCCCTTCGAGAATAGGCTTTTCTGTGCCCTTACGTTTCTTTTGCAGTTTTTCCGTACTTCGGATGATCTGTGCTTTGAGTTTATCTCGAATCAGATCAACCGTTGCATACATGTCTTCAGACTGTTCAGTAGCGGAATATGTAAAGTTATCCGTTACAAGTGAAATTTCGGCTTTGTGGCGGAAATTGTCAACAGAAAGTGAGACTTGCATTTCCACATGTTCAGGGTTCAGTAAGAATCTGCCAAGCTTGCTGAAGCGACGATTGGCATATGCTTTAAGGTGATTGGAAGGCTCAAAGTTCTTGAAAGTGAATGCGATGTTCATGTTGCCTCCTAATTTGGATACTTTTTGAAACCCTGTGAGTCAGCTGGGTTCGCTTCTAGAATACCACCTTTCTCTTGGATGATGAAGGGATATTCATTGCGGTACGGTATTTAGCTACAGTTCTTCGTGCAATGTTAACCTGCAGTTTTTCTTTTAAGATTTCTCCGATTTTTTCGTCGCTTAATGGTTTTTTCGTATTTTCTTCACTAATAAGTTTTTTAATAAGAGCCTTAACGCTCTCAGATCCGACCTGACTACCATCATCAAGGCCAATTGCACTGTTGAAGAAGAACTTGAGTTCGAAGATACCGTGCGGGGTCGAAATATACTTATTGGTTGTAATACGGCTTACCGTTGATTCATGCATGCCGATATCGTCAGCAATGTCTTTAAGAATTAACGGCTTTAACGAGGTAACGCCGTCTTGGAAGAATTCTTTTTGATATTTAACGATACTTTCAACTACCTTATACAAAGTTCGCTGCCGTTGGTACAGACTTTTTATAAGCCAGGATGCGGAACGCATTTTATCCTGATAATAGTCTTTTTCTTCCGAATTGATCGTTTTTGGGAGTTGCTCAGTCAGCTCACTGAGCTGCAACTGAGGCAGTCCGTCTTCATTAAGGACAATGACGAAGTCCCCTTCGTATTCGTAAATGTAAACGTCTGGAGAAACGTAATGCGGCTCTCCTCCGCTGAACCGAGCTCCCGGCATAGGGTCGAGGCTCTGGATTACATCAAGATACTCTTTGAGATCTTCAAGAGAAATTTTGTATTTTCGTGCAAGCGGCTTGTAACGGCGCTTTTCCAGATCCTCAAGATGGTTGGTAATGATATCTACAAGGATTGGGTCACGATCATAGTTAAGGGCTTTTACTTGAACAAGCAGGCATTCCTGTGGGGTGCGAGCAGCTACTCCGACAGGGTCAAACTGTTGGATATGCGCAATCATTTGTTCAACAGTTTCAACGTCGCTTTGAGCAATTTGAGCCAGTTCTTCGGAAGATACATGTAAGTACCCATTAGAACTGATGTTACCAATGACAACCTCTCCAACTCGAATCTGTTCTTTAGTGAGGGGAGAAAGCATCAACTGCCAGTTCAGATGTCCATCTAACGTTGGAGCAGGGGCAAGACGAGCTTCAAAAGAGCTCATTTCTTCCAGTGCTTCAGATTCCCGCATCGAAACCTGTTTGGTAGTGCTTGAAAAATCGCCCAGATAGTCTTCCCAGTCAGCGTTGTTTGAAAGCTCTTTGTCGTAAGCTTCCTGTTCGTTTTTTCGCTGTTCTGCGTCAGAAGTTTTGTCTGGATTTACACGTTCTTCTAAGGACTCTTCCAAAAAAGGGTTCTCCAGCAGCTCTTGCTGAACGGTTTCAGCAAGTTCCACGCGTGAAAGCTGCAACAGTTTGATTGCCTGCTGCAATTGCGGGGTCATTACAAGCTGCTGAGCGAGCTTTAATTGTTGGCGAAGTTCAAGAGCCATATATAAGAATGTCCTATGTGGTTCGACTAGCTAAAAAGCTGAAATATAATGTATGAGTACTGCCTATCAAAAAACATTCCAAATTAGATAACTGACTTCTTTTTTGCCACATAGGAACGTTATATGCAACCAAGAAAAAAGCCCGTTGTACGGGCTTTTTACAGTTGCACATGTGCAAATTATATTTTTTATCAAAATGCTAGAGACTAAAACCTTCTCCAAGGTAGACGCTACGCGCCTTCGGGTTGTTAACAATCTCCTGCGGTGTGCCGGAAAGAATGATCTGCCCTTCGTAAACAAGGTTGGCTCTATCGCAAATTTTTAATGTTTCTCTAACGTTGTGGTCGGAAATAAGAACGCCCATCCCTTTATCACGCAATTTGCGGATGATGTCCTGAATGTCGTCAACAGCTAGAGGATCAATACCAGCAAACGGTTCGTCGAGGAGAATAAACTTCGGGTCACGGATAAGTGCACGGGCAATTTCAAGACGACGACGTTCACCACCGGAGATATGCATTGCGTGAGTATCACGAATATGGCTGATGCCGAATTCTTCCATTAATTCTTCGGCGCGTCTTTTCTGAGCATCTCGGGAAAGTTCTGTTTGTTCTAAAATGAGCTGCAAGTTTTGATACACAGTCAGTTTTTTGAAAACAGAGCTTTCCTGAGGAAGGTAACTTAGACCGATTCGAGCACGTTCGTGCAATGGCCAGTCTGTAACTTCCATATCATCTACACGTACAACACCTGCATTTGGTTTGATAATACCGATGAGCATGTAGAACGTAGTGGTCTTACCTGCACCGTTAGGTCCGAGAAGTCCTACAATTTCGCCCTGCTCCATTTTCAGGTTGATATTGCGGACAACCTCGCGTTTGCCGTAAATCTTGCAGAGTCCTTCAGCTTGAATAACAGACATTTATTTTTTTACCTTGTTACTTGGTGCTGAAAAAATTGCTTCTACTGGCTGGCTGGAGGAACCAAGCACTTCACTACGGTTTTCTTTTACCCAGAACTTGATCTTGTTGCCAGTAATTGTGTTTTTCCCTTCACTTAATTTTGGAGAACCAGTCATGACGAGCAGTTCATCCTTTAAAGTGTAGGTTGCTTTGTCACACGTACCTCTTCTGTCCTTTTCCATTTTAATGCGGACATTGCCTTCTGAGATAATTTTTTCAATTTTACCAGGGTTGATGCCGCTAGCTTCTTTTGATTTTGGAGCATTTTTGTCACTCTGCAAGTACACAGTTACTTTGTTTGCCCACATATCAGCCTGCGGATGTCTTACGATAACGTTTCCGGTAAACACGACTGTTTGACCGTCAGCGCTGTATGTCATTTTTTCAGAGGTAACTTTTACGTCATCTTTAGCTGGTTCTGCCATAACGGCAGTGCCGGTAATGGTTAAGAGACAAAAAGATAAAATCAGAATTCGGAACAGGGCTTTCATTATTTTTCTCCACCAGTTGCTTTATCCAGGTTTTCAGCGCGGAAATTCACAACCACATTACCGGTTGCAGTAATTGTATTTTCTTTCAGGTTCCAACTTGCATTGTCGGATGACCCGTTAAATCCTTCGCCTGTAAAGATCACATTACCGGTCATAATGAGCAGTTTCTTTTTATCTTCAAAAGTAAGCTCACTACTAGTAATGGTCCCTTTCTGGTTGGTTACTGTCACGTCACCCCATAAACGGGCAACGCCTTTATTCTGGTTTATAGTGCCGTTTGGTGCCACAATGTGCACTTTATCGCGGTCTGGCTGAACAAAGTATGTGATATCAGGCTCAGCAAGATCAATTATGCTCTCATCTTTTTGATACCAGCCATTGGTTGCTTTAAGAGTCCATAGCTCCTTACCAGCTTCACCCTGTTTCAGCTCAATACCTTTTAAAGAAAGGTCAACATTTGTTTTAGCATTATTGCCTATGGCTTCACTGACTTCATCTGCAATCTGTTTTTCAACAGAACTTTGCAGGTAGTACAGCCCGCCGCCAAGCAAAGCTAATAATGCTCCCCAAATCAACCATTTTCTCATTTAATCACCTATAGTGTTCACAATACCTTCAAGCTTTCCTTGAGAGTACATAATAAAATTGAGTGCTTCGCGGACAGCTCCGTGTCCACCTTTAGCTTCTGTTTGTAACACTGCGACTTCTTTAACTTCCTGCATTGCGTTTGCCACAGCAATAGGAAGCCCTACTTGGCGCATGGGTGCCAAGTCAACCCAGTCGTCACCAATATACGCAATCTGGTGCCAATCAAGATCATACTTTTCTTTGATCTCTTTAATGCACGCCATCTTTTTTAAATGGCCGGCGTAGTAATCAACAATGCCAAGATCGTTCATTCGAGAAGCAACAGATTTTGCTTCTAGTCCTGTAATAACGCCAATGATAAGGTCACAAGCCTGAGCTGCTTTAATACCAAGTCCATCGAGCACGTTAAACCGTTTTGTTACGTTACCTTCATGGTCATAGTATAACCCACCATCAGTGAGCACACCATCACAATCAAGGATAATGAGTTTAATACCCTTGGCTAACGTCTCAGCTTTCATAGTTCATGCTCCAGAGCGCAGTAAGATCACGAAGAAGATGTGGAAGTTTGGCAAGTGGCCAACTGTTAGGGCCGTCGCAAAGAGCGTTGTCCGGATCTGGATGGGTTTCGATGAATACGCCGTTAACACCTGCGGCTACTGCTGCACGGGAAAGGCGAGGAACAAAGGAACGGTCTCCGCCGGAAGAGCCGCCCTGCCCTCCTGGGAGTTGGACAGAGTGTGTTGCATCGAACACGACAGGTACGCCGAATGACTGCATAATCAGGAAT comes from the Halodesulfovibrio marinisediminis DSM 17456 genome and includes:
- a CDS encoding manganese-dependent inorganic pyrophosphatase, whose product is MAVLVMGHMNPDTDSIISAIAVADALNKRGIEAKAVAQGEVTPESAFVLEKFGLEAPEVVTSVAGQQLWLVDTSDKAQLPADIDEAEICGVIDHHKLGDITTSNPLEMWVWPVGCGCTAIKGFYDHYGLEIPAGIAGGMLCAILSDTVMFKSVTCTDADKVAVEALAKIANVSDTTELGMEMFKVKSAVEGATMEELVFRDYKDFDMNGNKVGIGQLEVVDLSLLDAVKDGLKEEIAKVKADGRHSVFLLLTDIMKEGSEMLICSDDASVVEKAFGVAGNDSVWLDGVMSRKKQVVPNFEKAFK
- a CDS encoding PTS sugar transporter subunit IIB, whose translation is MAWIRIDNRLIHGQVIETWIPYTNAKHLLVVNDDFADDVLRQQIATLAIPGRISVDFIHVADIMSYAQHNNLQETLIIVADCDDAKRIHDEGFSFESINIGNLHYAPGKKQLCDHIAISDHDEECLKFFANHEIILDFRCVPNQPLQIKGL
- a CDS encoding PTS sugar transporter subunit IIA; translated protein: MSTTFPEEKNIGVVIVTHTNYGAALLSAAEVIMGKQPSCETVSVDSEKDVSETVASIKEMVERVDEGRGVLILTDMFGGTPTNLSLSLLGTRHLEVLTGVNLPMLLKVFGCRTMTLDRLAIEAKDAGGKGIVMAGEILRSKVNE
- the rapZ gene encoding RNase adapter RapZ, whose product is MTSVAQQTIPLIIVAGLSGAGKSSALKVFEDMAYYTIDGLPVSMAPQFLEVLTGCGLESYKGIVLGVDVRQCTLKNGWSDFIEVLCAAGYAPTVIFLESRADVILRRYKETRRPHPFEGHGVGLEQAMTNERILMAPARVEADFIFDTSEYSIHDLRRVLQRRWQSEENDVKGLKVHLMSFGFKHSTPSEADMIFDLRFLPNPHHDPELRKYTGQDDVVVSYVLKHSMGQTYLKKLEDLLHFTLLQMEKEGRYRITIAFGCTGGKHRSVSVTEAIYEFLKKTDFAVSKEHRHINLA
- a CDS encoding PTS sugar transporter subunit IIA, translating into MKLGEYLEKELVLPELTASTKQEALAELLAPVVKKNPSLDAEEVFNVLMEREALGTTGIGNGIAIPHGKLASLDKIVVVAGRSFEGLDFDALDQKPCKIFFMVLAPENVAGTHLRILAQISRLLKDEDFKQLFMESDSQEALWNLLSAA
- the hpf gene encoding ribosome hibernation-promoting factor, HPF/YfiA family; amino-acid sequence: MNIAFTFKNFEPSNHLKAYANRRFSKLGRFLLNPEHVEMQVSLSVDNFRHKAEISLVTDNFTYSATEQSEDMYATVDLIRDKLKAQIIRSTEKLQKKRKGTEKPILEGTIPLEEIAESERTIFGVSDFVPQPMDLDEAAMQLDALDYDFLVFLNTETERVNIMYRRKDNNFGLIDPAY
- the rpoN gene encoding RNA polymerase factor sigma-54 — encoded protein: MALELRQQLKLAQQLVMTPQLQQAIKLLQLSRVELAETVQQELLENPFLEESLEERVNPDKTSDAEQRKNEQEAYDKELSNNADWEDYLGDFSSTTKQVSMRESEALEEMSSFEARLAPAPTLDGHLNWQLMLSPLTKEQIRVGEVVIGNISSNGYLHVSSEELAQIAQSDVETVEQMIAHIQQFDPVGVAARTPQECLLVQVKALNYDRDPILVDIITNHLEDLEKRRYKPLARKYKISLEDLKEYLDVIQSLDPMPGARFSGGEPHYVSPDVYIYEYEGDFVIVLNEDGLPQLQLSELTEQLPKTINSEEKDYYQDKMRSASWLIKSLYQRQRTLYKVVESIVKYQKEFFQDGVTSLKPLILKDIADDIGMHESTVSRITTNKYISTPHGIFELKFFFNSAIGLDDGSQVGSESVKALIKKLISEENTKKPLSDEKIGEILKEKLQVNIARRTVAKYRTAMNIPSSSKRKVVF
- the lptB gene encoding LPS export ABC transporter ATP-binding protein; the encoded protein is MSVIQAEGLCKIYGKREVVRNINLKMEQGEIVGLLGPNGAGKTTTFYMLIGIIKPNAGVVRVDDMEVTDWPLHERARIGLSYLPQESSVFKKLTVYQNLQLILEQTELSRDAQKRRAEELMEEFGISHIRDTHAMHISGGERRRLEIARALIRDPKFILLDEPFAGIDPLAVDDIQDIIRKLRDKGMGVLISDHNVRETLKICDRANLVYEGQIILSGTPQEIVNNPKARSVYLGEGFSL
- a CDS encoding LptA/OstA family protein — encoded protein: MKALFRILILSFCLLTITGTAVMAEPAKDDVKVTSEKMTYSADGQTVVFTGNVIVRHPQADMWANKVTVYLQSDKNAPKSKEASGINPGKIEKIISEGNVRIKMEKDRRGTCDKATYTLKDELLVMTGSPKLSEGKNTITGNKIKFWVKENRSEVLGSSSQPVEAIFSAPSNKVKK
- the lptC gene encoding LPS export ABC transporter periplasmic protein LptC, whose translation is MRKWLIWGALLALLGGGLYYLQSSVEKQIADEVSEAIGNNAKTNVDLSLKGIELKQGEAGKELWTLKATNGWYQKDESIIDLAEPDITYFVQPDRDKVHIVAPNGTINQNKGVARLWGDVTVTNQKGTITSSELTFEDKKKLLIMTGNVIFTGEGFNGSSDNASWNLKENTITATGNVVVNFRAENLDKATGGEK
- a CDS encoding KdsC family phosphatase produces the protein MKAETLAKGIKLIILDCDGVLTDGGLYYDHEGNVTKRFNVLDGLGIKAAQACDLIIGVITGLEAKSVASRMNDLGIVDYYAGHLKKMACIKEIKEKYDLDWHQIAYIGDDWVDLAPMRQVGLPIAVANAMQEVKEVAVLQTEAKGGHGAVREALNFIMYSQGKLEGIVNTIGD